A stretch of the Poseidonibacter parvus genome encodes the following:
- a CDS encoding PhnD/SsuA/transferrin family substrate-binding protein — protein MKIIKLIVSLVLFYNVSFAKEFLNVGYDLSNTTMLSKKDMKVATDILLKKLLENLDIQSSFIYYYNPLEIQKDIDTSKLDYITVTPLRVVKYLDLDSLEKAFGQGSNNMKEYNLILISRSELNIDNDKELADKKILMNTKNELHTLYIDYIFLKNIGNQKAKLHYSRSYQRSILDLFFKKADVAIVTQKSYDIAIELNPQIAKKVSIFKKTNISDAQLGFFRKGLDEKIKKSMRNATDNINSTVKGKQLLSLYKTEKIVETDLNLLKPIRELVNKFNKLKKVKGIK, from the coding sequence ATGAAAATAATTAAATTAATAGTTTCCTTAGTGCTTTTTTATAATGTTAGTTTTGCGAAAGAATTTTTAAATGTTGGTTATGATTTAAGTAACACTACTATGCTTTCAAAAAAAGATATGAAAGTTGCAACGGATATATTATTGAAAAAGTTATTGGAGAACTTAGATATTCAATCAAGTTTTATATATTATTATAATCCTTTAGAAATACAAAAAGATATTGACACAAGTAAACTTGATTATATTACAGTAACTCCTTTAAGGGTTGTAAAGTATTTAGATTTAGATAGTTTAGAAAAAGCTTTTGGTCAGGGTTCAAACAATATGAAAGAATATAATTTGATTCTAATATCAAGAAGTGAACTTAATATTGATAATGATAAAGAATTAGCGGACAAAAAAATCCTAATGAATACAAAAAATGAACTTCATACTTTATATATAGATTATATTTTTCTAAAAAATATAGGAAATCAAAAAGCAAAACTACATTATTCTAGATCCTATCAAAGATCAATTTTAGATTTGTTTTTCAAAAAAGCTGATGTAGCTATTGTTACTCAAAAAAGTTATGATATAGCAATTGAATTAAACCCTCAAATTGCAAAAAAAGTTTCAATTTTTAAGAAAACTAATATTTCAGACGCACAATTAGGTTTTTTTAGAAAAGGTTTAGATGAAAAAATTAAAAAAAGTATGAGAAATGCTACTGATAATATTAATTCAACAGTTAAAGGGAAACAACTTTTATCTTTATATAAAACAGAAAAAATTGTTGAAACAGATTTGAACTTATTAAAACCAATTAGAGAATTAGTAAACAAATTTAATAAACTAAAAAAGGTTAAAGGTATAAAGTGA
- a CDS encoding PhnD/SsuA/transferrin family substrate-binding protein codes for MRNHIFSIFRIMLIILLPLQLLADDSSKLSGKMGYLIDGLSSVKYKDARIAFDLWKIEVTKNNDIDVSIKYLDTEKEIIKGYKNSEFEYISINPFFYLKNSKLIDSLTQTCSITLEGDKEFEQYVLLVKDKNIKTLKDLRGKKIGIENDDYLAKIFLEYESLKKLSKNLKKSRYEIVKTKKKSTAILNTYFGKIDACVVPISTYNLVQELNPSVSKKLRVLSVSQEIFMPLITFFHKDANKQFVDILINEINILPTTSQGQNILNLFKIKGVKKIECKKLEPLKTFYKKYELLKSSKK; via the coding sequence GTGAGAAATCATATTTTTAGTATATTTAGAATAATGCTAATTATTCTTTTGCCATTACAATTATTAGCCGATGATTCCTCGAAGTTAAGTGGAAAAATGGGATATTTAATCGATGGATTAAGTAGTGTAAAATATAAAGATGCAAGAATTGCATTTGATTTATGGAAAATTGAAGTAACTAAAAATAATGATATTGATGTATCAATAAAATATCTTGATACAGAAAAAGAAATAATTAAAGGATATAAAAATTCTGAATTTGAATATATTTCAATAAATCCTTTTTTCTATTTAAAAAATAGTAAGCTTATTGATAGTCTTACTCAAACTTGTTCTATAACATTAGAAGGGGATAAAGAGTTTGAACAATATGTTTTACTTGTTAAAGATAAAAATATAAAAACATTAAAAGATTTAAGAGGGAAAAAAATTGGAATTGAGAATGATGATTATCTAGCAAAAATCTTTTTAGAATATGAAAGTTTAAAAAAATTATCTAAAAATTTAAAAAAATCTCGTTATGAGATTGTAAAAACGAAAAAAAAATCAACTGCCATTTTAAACACATATTTTGGGAAAATAGATGCCTGTGTAGTTCCAATAAGTACATATAATTTGGTTCAAGAACTTAATCCTTCTGTTAGTAAAAAATTAAGAGTATTAAGTGTTTCCCAAGAGATATTTATGCCGCTTATAACTTTTTTTCATAAAGATGCAAATAAGCAATTTGTAGACATTTTAATAAATGAAATAAATATTCTTCCTACTACTTCTCAAGGACAAAATATTTTAAATCTTTTTAAAATAAAAGGTGTAAAAAAAATAGAGTGTAAAAAATTAGAACCTCTTAAAACGTTTTATAAAAAATACGAATTATTAAAAAGTAGTAAAAAATGA
- a CDS encoding ATP-binding protein, with protein sequence MRRIKLFSSFFQKIFVLLSSTILILVLFSEYLILKSQEQSLVNVMYSKAITIAKAITLVTSDAMVTNDNSFIVEHLQKVIEDNDVIKYAIVTKAQYEDEIILLTQENWSLLSSLPLNIKNTHSETINSEKIKSRIVDEKVFHVSFPVVFTGIKWGWIDIGYSLDEYNNDLDFLYKSMLIILIVVLGISFLYSFFISKWIVNPILLINKAAHNVSIGKLDTKVEINSQDELGQLSNSFNHMTNTLKLSDERLRKSNEELEIRVQERTHELNQLNLDLDKKIQEEVSKQSQQEKMLIQQSRFAAMGEMIGNIAHQWRQPLNAMGLVIQNLELAYEMEMIDEKYINRVITKSNRLLGSMSQTIDDFRNFFKPNKKVEVFSIKSSIDISIDIIKNTLENNMINIIENIDEKLTIKGFPSEFSQVILNLLGNAKDALVENNDSNNREIIINVSKEGKDVLVKISDNAGGIPLNIIDDIFDPYFTTKEEGKGTGIGLYMSKMIIENNMDGSLLAKNENNGASFLIKMKINEEIL encoded by the coding sequence ATGAGAAGAATTAAACTATTTTCTAGTTTCTTTCAAAAAATATTCGTTCTTCTCTCTAGTACAATTTTAATACTTGTATTATTTTCAGAATACTTAATTTTAAAGTCTCAAGAACAATCATTAGTTAATGTAATGTATTCAAAAGCAATTACTATTGCAAAAGCAATTACTCTTGTAACTTCTGATGCAATGGTTACAAATGATAATAGTTTTATTGTTGAGCACTTACAAAAAGTAATTGAAGATAATGATGTAATAAAATATGCAATAGTTACAAAAGCTCAATATGAAGATGAGATTATACTTTTAACACAGGAAAATTGGTCTTTATTATCAAGTCTTCCTTTAAATATTAAAAACACACATAGTGAAACAATTAATTCTGAAAAGATTAAATCTAGAATAGTAGATGAAAAAGTTTTTCATGTTTCTTTTCCTGTAGTTTTTACAGGAATTAAATGGGGATGGATAGATATTGGTTATTCACTTGATGAGTATAATAATGATTTAGATTTTTTATATAAATCAATGCTTATTATTTTAATTGTAGTTTTAGGAATATCTTTTTTATATTCATTTTTTATTTCAAAATGGATAGTAAACCCTATTTTATTAATTAATAAAGCTGCTCATAACGTTTCAATTGGAAAACTTGATACAAAGGTTGAGATTAACTCACAAGATGAATTAGGACAATTGTCAAACAGTTTTAATCATATGACTAATACTTTAAAACTTTCAGATGAAAGACTTAGAAAATCAAATGAAGAATTAGAAATTAGAGTACAAGAAAGAACACATGAATTAAATCAACTTAATCTTGATTTAGATAAAAAAATTCAAGAAGAAGTATCAAAACAATCACAACAAGAAAAAATGCTTATTCAGCAATCACGTTTTGCTGCAATGGGAGAAATGATTGGAAATATTGCTCATCAATGGAGACAGCCTTTAAATGCAATGGGTCTTGTAATTCAAAATTTAGAACTTGCTTATGAAATGGAGATGATTGATGAAAAATATATTAATAGAGTTATTACTAAATCAAATAGATTATTAGGTTCTATGTCTCAGACAATTGATGATTTTAGAAACTTTTTTAAACCAAATAAAAAAGTTGAAGTATTTTCAATAAAATCTTCTATTGATATTTCAATAGATATTATTAAAAATACTTTAGAAAATAATATGATAAATATTATAGAAAATATAGATGAAAAGCTTACTATTAAAGGTTTTCCAAGTGAGTTTTCACAAGTTATTTTAAATCTTCTTGGAAATGCAAAAGATGCTTTAGTTGAAAATAATGATAGTAATAATAGAGAAATAATCATAAATGTTTCAAAAGAAGGTAAAGATGTATTAGTGAAAATATCAGATAATGCAGGAGGAATACCTTTAAATATAATAGATGATATTTTTGATCCATATTTTACAACAAAAGAAGAAGGGAAGGGTACTGGAATAGGTCTTTATATGTCTAAGATGATTATTGAAAACAATATGGATGGTTCTCTTCTTGCTAAAAATGAAAATAATGGTGCAAGTTTTCTAATAAAAATGAAAATAAATGAAGAGATACTTTAA
- a CDS encoding EAL domain-containing protein — protein sequence MKKQEYERLKAIALKDIENSSSNNSNNFNNKSLKEITQITEIYQAELEAQNNELQTHILDLENAQNELEILFNNAPIAYALISNDFRILRANKEILSMFSSFNLTSNLVPLYSYIYTEHITKFLDWVRNKEKENTSLEILLKTKNGFRYCSLSYHNWSEQNNDTFLLSIRDIQDEKEQKDRFKALFENSQQGIIYFDKQNNIIDLNHLASKILGDKKALISKNLNDINSFFLDEKSQAISIDDFPSTKAIKTKKIQDTSIFSIKHKVPNQTIWLKIEAIPYFSAEYKLLGAFCIFTDITIEHALNKELEQRLENFKVLSNNLPEVILRINEQQDILFGNKKAFEFFNISSDLLYKRKFSDFPIFKNKEASNFCDTLDNLNQIDKITTKQLSYKNKNYFFRIIPEEIDNKSNVYLITIEDISERVESENMFNQLFYYASDAIILIDHSIGKIKSVNEKASILLDLKNTNIEELSSVEIFSILHNKHNFSTHLRNLEEFGIDTYEASRTLKDGKTQYLKIYASLINIGNKVYLQSIIHDLTDHKVRELKLEQTSRIFKQTIESILITDIKAKIISINDSFTKTTGYTKSDILGKTPAILKSNKHDKEYYKNMWEELIKNGTFKGEIYNKKKDGTIYKVWVAISTIYDENNKAIQYVAIYSDYSKIQRNQKELQSLAHYDTLTKLPNRLLLKESMSQLIKISKRHDYQFAVLFIDLDRFKQINDTYGHETGDEVLKKTANRLKSVLRESDIVSRLGGDEFIVILNEIKTQEDTEMVAKNILTKLQIPFKIDENNHFISCSIGISIYPNDTQKDDIDTLIKNADIAMYKSKNSGKNNYHFFSQNMADKVNKISLLHNDLNLAIQNQEFYLTYQPQCDLTKNKLVGFEVLVRWKHPINGEVFPDEFIPYAEESKLIIPIGTWVIKQAVEDYYKIKEVFKEDFKIAVNVSRLQINHDLINLLEAIILKDKNLVNILKIEITESAAMININQTKVIIEKIKELGFKISLDDFGTGYSSLNSIKTLKIDELKIDKSFFNNIPGNKDDEELVSTIILMAKTMKKTVVAEGIETEETKDFLIERKCPVIQGYLISKPMILEDALKFKL from the coding sequence TTGAAAAAACAAGAATACGAAAGACTAAAAGCTATTGCACTAAAAGATATAGAAAATTCTTCATCAAATAATTCTAATAATTTTAATAATAAAAGCTTAAAAGAAATTACTCAAATTACAGAAATTTATCAAGCTGAATTAGAAGCTCAAAATAATGAATTACAAACTCATATTCTAGATTTAGAAAATGCACAAAATGAATTAGAAATTTTATTTAATAATGCTCCAATTGCTTATGCTTTAATATCTAATGATTTTCGAATATTAAGGGCAAATAAAGAAATACTTTCAATGTTTAGCTCTTTTAACTTAACCTCTAATTTAGTACCTTTATATTCATATATATACACTGAACATATTACAAAATTTCTAGATTGGGTAAGAAATAAAGAGAAAGAAAATACATCTTTAGAAATATTACTTAAAACAAAAAATGGATTTAGATACTGTAGTTTAAGCTATCATAATTGGTCAGAACAAAATAATGATACTTTTCTTTTATCTATTCGAGATATACAAGATGAAAAAGAACAAAAAGACAGATTTAAAGCACTTTTCGAGAACTCTCAACAAGGTATTATTTATTTTGATAAACAAAATAATATTATAGATTTAAATCATCTTGCTTCTAAAATACTTGGAGATAAGAAAGCTTTAATATCTAAAAACTTAAATGATATAAATTCATTTTTTCTTGATGAAAAATCTCAAGCTATATCTATTGATGATTTCCCTTCTACTAAAGCTATTAAAACTAAAAAAATACAAGATACTTCTATCTTCTCTATTAAACATAAAGTACCTAATCAAACAATATGGCTCAAAATTGAAGCAATACCTTATTTTTCAGCTGAATATAAACTTTTAGGTGCATTTTGTATATTTACAGATATAACAATTGAACATGCCTTAAATAAAGAACTAGAACAACGATTAGAAAACTTTAAAGTTCTAAGTAATAACTTGCCAGAAGTAATATTACGAATAAATGAACAACAAGATATATTATTTGGAAATAAAAAAGCTTTTGAATTTTTCAATATTTCTTCTGATTTATTATATAAAAGAAAATTTTCTGATTTTCCTATATTTAAGAATAAAGAAGCAAGTAATTTTTGTGATACTTTAGATAATTTAAATCAAATAGATAAAATTACAACCAAGCAACTTAGCTACAAAAATAAAAACTATTTTTTTAGAATAATTCCAGAAGAAATAGATAATAAAAGTAATGTTTATTTAATTACGATTGAAGATATATCAGAAAGAGTTGAATCAGAAAATATGTTTAATCAACTATTTTATTATGCTTCTGATGCAATTATTTTAATAGATCATAGTATTGGAAAAATCAAATCAGTTAATGAAAAAGCATCTATACTTCTTGATTTAAAGAATACAAATATAGAAGAATTATCTTCTGTTGAGATTTTTAGTATACTTCATAATAAACACAATTTCAGCACTCACTTAAGAAATCTAGAAGAGTTTGGAATTGATACATATGAGGCATCTAGAACTTTGAAAGATGGGAAAACTCAATATTTAAAAATATATGCTTCTTTAATAAATATAGGAAATAAAGTTTATTTACAATCAATAATTCATGATTTAACCGATCATAAGGTACGTGAATTAAAATTAGAACAAACTTCGAGAATATTTAAACAAACAATAGAATCCATCCTAATTACAGATATTAAAGCTAAGATTATCTCAATTAATGATTCTTTTACAAAAACGACAGGTTATACAAAATCTGATATATTAGGTAAAACTCCAGCAATTTTAAAGTCAAATAAACATGATAAAGAATATTATAAAAATATGTGGGAAGAGCTGATAAAGAATGGCACATTTAAAGGTGAGATTTACAATAAAAAGAAAGATGGAACAATTTATAAAGTATGGGTTGCTATTTCAACTATTTATGATGAAAATAATAAAGCCATACAATATGTAGCTATTTATTCAGATTATTCAAAAATTCAAAGAAACCAAAAAGAGTTACAATCTTTAGCTCATTATGATACCTTAACAAAATTACCAAATAGACTTTTACTTAAAGAAAGTATGTCTCAATTAATAAAAATATCAAAAAGACATGATTATCAATTTGCAGTTTTGTTTATTGATTTAGATAGATTCAAACAAATTAACGATACATATGGACATGAAACTGGAGATGAAGTACTAAAGAAAACAGCTAATCGATTAAAAAGTGTTTTAAGAGAAAGTGATATTGTATCGCGTTTAGGTGGAGATGAGTTTATTGTAATACTTAATGAAATAAAAACCCAAGAAGATACTGAAATGGTAGCAAAAAACATTCTTACTAAATTACAAATACCTTTTAAAATTGATGAAAACAATCATTTTATATCTTGTAGTATTGGTATTAGTATATATCCAAATGACACACAAAAAGATGATATTGATACACTAATTAAAAACGCAGATATTGCTATGTACAAATCTAAAAATAGTGGGAAAAACAATTATCATTTCTTTTCTCAAAATATGGCAGATAAAGTAAATAAGATTTCTTTATTGCATAATGATTTAAATTTAGCTATTCAAAATCAAGAATTTTATTTAACTTATCAACCACAGTGCGACTTAACAAAAAATAAACTTGTAGGTTTTGAAGTATTAGTTAGATGGAAACATCCAATAAATGGAGAAGTTTTTCCTGATGAATTTATTCCTTATGCTGAAGAATCAAAATTAATTATACCTATTGGAACTTGGGTAATTAAACAAGCAGTAGAAGATTATTACAAAATAAAAGAAGTATTTAAAGAAGATTTTAAAATAGCTGTAAATGTTTCACGTTTACAAATAAACCACGACCTTATTAATCTTTTAGAAGCAATTATATTAAAAGATAAAAACTTAGTTAATATTCTAAAAATAGAGATTACAGAGAGTGCCGCTATGATTAATATTAATCAAACAAAAGTGATAATTGAAAAAATAAAAGAGCTTGGTTTTAAAATCTCTCTTGATGATTTTGGAACAGGATATTCATCTCTTAACTCAATTAAAACTCTTAAAATTGATGAACTAAAAATTGATAAAAGTTTCTTTAATAATATTCCAGGAAATAAAGATGATGAAGAATTGGTATCAACAATTATTCTTATGGCAAAAACTATGAAAAAAACTGTTGTAGCAGAAGGTATTGAAACAGAAGAAACAAAAGATTTTTTAATTGAAAGAAAATGTCCTGTAATCCAAGGTTATCTTATTTCTAAACCTATGATTTTAGAGGATGCTTTAAAGTTTAAACTTTAA
- a CDS encoding ABC-F family ATP-binding cassette domain-containing protein produces MIELINISKSYPTSELYSELNLRLNSGDKVGLVGRNGTGKSTLFKLILGEEHQDLGEIKFPKAYKIGALKQYFDFSEKTLISETALALSEDDKYDIYKAEKILFGLGFAEEDLEKDPKSFSGGFQIRINLAKLLLTEPNMLLLDEPTNYLDILSIRWLKAFLKSFQGEVILITHDRDFMDSVCTHTLGIVRKRAFLIQGGTKKFHDQILANEEHHEKQKIAQEKKIKDLEEFIAKNKARAATSTLAQSKVKILEKMDILEDINYDANLNFDFNYKDTAAKFLIEAKDLSFGYTKDNILFKDITFALSRGETVGIIGKNGKGKSTLLNTIAGELQALSGKVDFHPSCEFGHFGQTNISHLNAKNTIMDEIYSVNHKLSEPVIRKICGLMMFSGDNAKKKISLLSGGEKSRVMLGKIIAQDVNLLFLDEPTNHLDIDSIDALTNAIKAFEGSCMIVTHSEELLRAVCDRLIVFTNNGADYFNGTYDEFLEKIGWEEDDSTEKKKVVKPKRNKKEIKKLRALIVTQKAKATLDIRNEIAQIEELSLTEKNKKVARLNELQKELEKLNKEFAKKLDEV; encoded by the coding sequence ATGATTGAACTAATAAATATATCAAAAAGCTATCCAACAAGTGAACTTTATAGTGAACTAAACTTACGTTTAAATTCTGGTGATAAAGTTGGCCTTGTAGGACGAAATGGTACTGGAAAATCTACACTATTTAAACTAATCTTAGGTGAAGAGCATCAAGATTTAGGTGAAATAAAATTTCCCAAAGCTTATAAAATAGGTGCATTAAAACAGTACTTTGACTTCTCAGAAAAAACACTTATAAGTGAAACTGCCTTAGCTTTAAGTGAAGATGATAAATATGATATTTACAAAGCTGAAAAGATTTTATTTGGATTAGGGTTTGCAGAAGAAGACTTAGAAAAAGACCCAAAATCTTTCTCAGGTGGTTTTCAAATTAGAATTAATTTAGCAAAACTTCTTTTAACTGAACCAAATATGCTTTTACTAGATGAGCCTACAAACTACCTTGATATTTTGTCAATTAGATGGTTAAAAGCATTTTTAAAATCTTTTCAAGGTGAAGTAATACTAATCACACATGATAGAGATTTTATGGATAGCGTTTGTACTCATACTTTAGGAATTGTAAGAAAAAGAGCTTTCTTAATTCAAGGTGGAACAAAAAAATTCCATGATCAGATTTTAGCAAATGAAGAGCATCATGAAAAACAAAAAATTGCTCAAGAAAAAAAGATTAAAGATTTAGAAGAGTTTATTGCAAAGAATAAAGCAAGAGCAGCAACTTCAACACTAGCACAATCAAAAGTAAAAATCTTAGAAAAAATGGATATTTTAGAAGATATAAATTATGATGCAAATTTAAATTTTGATTTTAACTACAAAGATACAGCTGCGAAGTTTTTAATAGAAGCAAAAGACTTAAGCTTCGGATATACAAAAGATAATATACTTTTCAAAGATATAACATTTGCACTATCTCGTGGTGAAACAGTTGGAATCATTGGTAAAAATGGTAAAGGTAAATCAACTCTTTTAAATACAATTGCAGGTGAATTACAAGCCTTAAGTGGAAAAGTTGATTTTCATCCCTCTTGTGAATTTGGACATTTTGGACAAACAAATATTTCTCACTTAAATGCTAAAAATACAATTATGGATGAAATTTATAGTGTAAACCATAAACTTTCAGAACCAGTTATTAGAAAAATTTGTGGTTTAATGATGTTTAGTGGAGATAATGCAAAGAAAAAAATCTCACTTCTATCAGGTGGTGAGAAATCAAGAGTAATGCTTGGTAAAATTATTGCACAAGATGTAAATCTTCTTTTTCTTGATGAGCCTACAAACCACTTAGATATTGACTCAATAGACGCACTTACAAATGCAATAAAAGCCTTTGAGGGTTCTTGTATGATTGTAACGCATAGTGAAGAATTATTAAGAGCTGTTTGTGATAGATTAATTGTTTTTACAAACAATGGAGCTGATTACTTTAATGGAACTTATGATGAATTCTTAGAAAAAATTGGTTGGGAAGAGGATGATTCAACTGAAAAGAAAAAAGTAGTAAAACCAAAAAGAAATAAAAAAGAAATAAAGAAATTAAGAGCTTTAATAGTAACACAAAAAGCAAAAGCAACTTTAGATATAAGAAATGAAATTGCACAAATTGAAGAACTAAGTCTTACTGAAAAAAATAAAAAAGTAGCAAGACTTAATGAATTACAAAAAGAGCTTGAAAAATTAAATAAGGAATTTGCAAAGAAATTAGACGAAGTTTAG
- a CDS encoding sensor histidine kinase, producing MKLTFKITSIVLVTVMSLLLFFGFFIIKDEKEFLQYLQNKQGKAIVNTISISIVDAVLLKDYPAIDTIVENTLKAYKDISSVRVVINNKIVSQVYNKGLTEDEKSLFKSNVVIDGEILARVVSEISNSENTKIVNKRIQTIIIISLLITSLLIVILILIVKYFLISKINFISNSTSKININSLHKLIKIDTKDEFKDLAENINEMTKQLEKEIEDNKIKTKLLAEQSKMVSMGEMIGNIAHQWRQPLSIISTSASGMMLKSEMEMEFTKEDILGSSKTILNQTKYLSNTIDNFRDFLKGDKSHSLIKLSDVIQYTISIVNASISDNFITLIDNTDKNLSIYGSRNELSEAFINIINNSKDALKTNIKNTDDRFIFIDVKEIENEKIEISFKDSGGGIPNSIINRVFEPYFTSKHQSIGTGLGLSMASKIIKERHYGLITVNNEEYKYNKKLYKGACFKVTLNKES from the coding sequence ATGAAACTAACATTTAAAATAACATCAATAGTTCTTGTTACTGTGATGTCTTTATTATTGTTTTTTGGTTTTTTTATAATAAAAGATGAAAAAGAATTTTTACAGTATCTTCAAAATAAGCAAGGTAAAGCAATAGTAAATACTATTTCAATATCTATTGTTGATGCTGTATTATTAAAAGATTATCCAGCTATTGATACAATTGTAGAAAATACTTTAAAAGCCTATAAAGATATATCTTCTGTACGAGTGGTTATAAATAACAAAATAGTATCTCAAGTTTATAATAAAGGTTTAACTGAAGATGAGAAGAGTTTATTTAAATCTAATGTTGTAATTGATGGAGAAATATTAGCAAGAGTTGTTTCAGAAATCTCAAATTCTGAAAATACAAAAATAGTAAATAAAAGAATCCAAACTATAATTATTATATCCCTTCTTATTACAAGTCTTTTAATAGTGATTTTGATTTTAATAGTAAAATATTTCCTAATTAGTAAAATCAACTTTATATCTAATAGTACAAGTAAAATAAATATTAATAGCTTACATAAACTAATAAAAATAGATACAAAAGATGAATTTAAAGATTTAGCTGAAAATATAAATGAAATGACTAAACAATTAGAAAAAGAAATAGAAGATAATAAAATCAAAACTAAACTTCTTGCAGAACAATCAAAGATGGTGAGTATGGGTGAGATGATAGGAAACATAGCTCATCAATGGAGACAACCATTATCGATAATTTCTACAAGTGCAAGTGGAATGATGCTCAAATCTGAAATGGAAATGGAATTTACAAAAGAAGATATACTAGGGTCTTCAAAAACAATTCTAAATCAGACCAAATATCTTTCAAATACAATTGATAATTTTAGAGATTTTTTAAAAGGTGACAAGAGTCATTCCTTAATAAAACTAAGTGATGTTATTCAATATACTATTTCTATTGTAAATGCAAGTATTTCAGACAACTTTATTACATTAATAGATAATACAGATAAAAACTTATCTATTTATGGAAGTAGAAATGAACTAAGTGAAGCCTTTATAAATATAATTAATAATTCAAAAGATGCTCTTAAAACAAATATAAAAAATACAGATGATAGGTTCATTTTTATAGATGTTAAAGAAATTGAAAATGAAAAAATTGAAATAAGTTTTAAAGATAGTGGTGGTGGAATTCCAAATTCCATCATAAATAGAGTATTTGAACCATATTTCACATCAAAACACCAATCTATAGGAACAGGATTAGGACTTTCAATGGCTTCAAAAATAATAAAAGAAAGACATTATGGATTAATTACTGTAAATAATGAAGAATACAAATATAATAAAAAGCTTTATAAAGGAGCATGTTTTAAAGTAACTCTTAATAAAGAGTCTTAG
- the phnD gene encoding phosphate/phosphite/phosphonate ABC transporter substrate-binding protein — MKKTLKIIFFILSIFMITTVFAIDIKFGVYTSDKASVMYKQFKPIINYLEKDAKKQGLDLKISIKIYPTYESAQEGIIKGNYDFARFGPASYILAKKKNKELKLLVKEEHKGKKVFNGVFIVNKNSDIKSLEDLRGKSFAFGDKRSTIGKYLAQNEMLKVGINSKDLKNYEYLGRHDKVALAVANGNFDAGVIKESTYKKYKDRGLKTIYSFENITKPWLVKAGMDNEIYSFLKKSLLKLKDKKILKSLKKTGFLEVDDEDYALVKKSMDNSSKF; from the coding sequence ATGAAAAAAACTTTAAAAATAATTTTCTTTATTCTCTCAATATTTATGATTACAACTGTTTTTGCAATAGATATAAAATTTGGTGTTTATACTTCTGATAAGGCTTCTGTAATGTATAAACAGTTTAAACCTATAATTAATTATCTAGAAAAAGATGCAAAAAAACAAGGCCTAGACTTAAAAATATCCATTAAAATTTATCCTACTTATGAAAGTGCACAAGAAGGGATTATCAAAGGTAATTATGACTTTGCTCGCTTTGGTCCCGCGAGTTATATTTTGGCTAAGAAAAAAAATAAAGAGTTAAAACTACTTGTAAAAGAAGAACATAAAGGTAAAAAAGTTTTTAACGGAGTGTTTATTGTTAATAAAAATTCTGATATTAAATCTTTAGAAGATTTAAGAGGTAAAAGTTTTGCATTTGGAGATAAACGTTCAACAATTGGAAAATATCTTGCACAGAATGAAATGCTTAAAGTAGGAATTAATTCAAAAGATCTAAAAAACTATGAATACTTAGGTCGACATGATAAAGTAGCATTAGCTGTTGCAAATGGTAATTTTGATGCAGGTGTAATAAAAGAAAGTACTTATAAAAAATATAAAGATAGAGGTTTAAAAACTATTTACAGTTTTGAAAATATTACAAAACCATGGTTAGTAAAAGCAGGAATGGATAATGAGATTTATAGTTTTTTAAAAAAATCTTTATTAAAATTAAAAGATAAAAAAATACTAAAATCTCTTAAAAAAACTGGATTCTTAGAGGTAGATGATGAAGACTATGCCCTTGTAAAAAAGAGTATGGATAATTCATCTAAATTTTAA